Within Halorubrum lacusprofundi ATCC 49239, the genomic segment GCGGTCTCGGCCCTCGAAGCCGGCCTCGACGTGCTCTTGGAGAAGCCGCTGGCGCACACCGTCGAAAGCGCGGAGCGCATCGCCGAGGCCGCCCGCGACGCTGAGGGGTTCTGCATGATCGGGTTCAACAACCGCTTCGCGGAGCCGGTGCAGGTTCTTAAAGGGTATCAGGAAGAGGGCCGGTTCGGCGAGACGACCCACGTCGAGGCCAACTACGTCCGGCGACGCGGCGTCCCCGGTCGCGGGTCGTGGTTCACGTCTGAGGCCGTCGCCGGCGGCGGCGCGCTCATCGACATCGGCGTCCACGCGATCGATCTCGCGCTCTACTTCCTCGATCACCCCGAGGTCGTCGAGGTGTCCGGCGAGACGCGCTCGGAGTTCGGCGGCCGCGACGACTACACGTTCGTCCACATGTGGGGCGACGACGACGGGCCCGAGGGGTTCGACGTCGAGGACTCCGCGTCGGCATTCATCCGCGGCGCTGACGGCAACACCGTCTCGCTGGAGGTCGCGTGGGCGACGAACCGCCCGACGAACGACGAGTTCGTGATCCGCGGCACGGAGGCGGGCGCGACGTTCGACCGCGGGAGCGACGAGCTCACCCTCCACGAGTCGACCGCCTTCGACGACGACCACCACCACTTCTCGGACGCCGAGATCGAGACGCGCGAGAGCGACAGTCACGCCGCCGAGCAGGTGGCGTTCCTCGACGCGGTCGCCGCGGGCGAGGCGCCCGACATCAACACGATCGACGAGGCGCTGTCGGTCCAGCGCGTCATCGACGCGATCTACCGGTCCTCGGAGCGCGGGGAGGCCGTCCGGCTGGACTGATCGATTCGCGGCGACCGCGATTCGGGCGGCCGCCCGCTATCCGAACCTATTCGGTCCTGCGTTCCCTTTTGCGAGCCAACTCGTGACCCGCGACGCCGGCCCGACGCCGCCCTCCGAACGCATCGTCGCCCTCGACGCCCTCCGCGGGGTCGCCCTGCTCGGCATCCTCCTGATCAACGTCTGGGCGTTCGCGATGCCCGAGACGACGCTGTTTAATCCGACGGTGTACGCCGACACCACCGTTTACGGCGACTTCACGGGGGCGAACTACTGGGCGTGGGCGTTCAGCCACGTGTTCGCACAGAACAAGTTCATCACGCTGTTCTCGGCGCTGTTCGGTGCGGGAATCCTACTGTTCATCGAGAGCAAAGAGGAGAAGGGGCAAGACGCGGTGCGGCTCCACTATCGCCGGACCGCGATTCTCATCGCGATCGGGCTCATGCACGCGTATCTGCTGTGGTACGGCGACATCCTCGTCGCGTACGGGGTGACCGCGCTGGTCGTCGTCGCGTTCCGGAATCTCGAAGCCCGGAAGCTCGCTGGGGTCGGCGTGGTCTTCCTGCTGTTCCTCCCCGTGGTCGAACTGTTCGCCGCGATCACTCTCGGCGGCGACGCGATCGCATCGCAGTGGGCACCGGCGGAAGCCGCGATCGAACAGCAGGTCGCGACGTACCGCGGCGGCTGGCTCGAACAGCTCGACCACCGGGTCCCATCCTCGTTCAGCCGACAGACGACCGGCTACATCAACGGGCCATTCTGGCAGGTCGGTGGCACCATGCTCCTCGGGATGGCGCTGTACCGCTGGGGCGTGTTGACCGGCGAGCGGTCGTCGGCCCTGTACCGCCGGCTCGTTGCGCTCGGTGTTGTCGGCCTCGCGATCACCGTCGCCGGCGTCGTCTACATCGAGGCCAACGACTGGAGCGCCGGCGCCGCGCTGTACTGGCGGCAGTTCATCTACGTCGGCAGCTTCCCCCTCGCCGGCGGCTACCTCGGGATCGTGATGCTGTACGCCCGCCGGCGCCCGGACGGCCCCGTGACTCGCGGCCTCGCCGCGGTCGGGCGGACCGCGTTCACGAACTACCTCCTGCAGACGGTGATCGCGACCACCGTCTTCTACGGCCACGGCCTCGGGCTGTTCGGCTCCGTTACCCGCGTCGAGCAGCTCGGGTTCGTTCTCGTCGTTTGGGTGGTGCAGATCGTTTTGTCAGTCCTGTGGCTGCGATCTTTCCGGTTCGGTCCCGTCGAGTGGATCTGGCGGACGCTTACGTACGGGGAGCGACAGCCGATACGAAACCCGGAGTAGGTGGACGAAAGACGTGTTGGCGAGTTTGACTGGAGTTCTGACGTGACTTCTTACTGAACCCCAGCCGCTCGCTTATAGGTTGTTGACTGAAGATCGACGGTGAACTCCTCCAAAGCCCCAGCCGCGAGGACTCGCGCACCTCGCTGCGGTCCTCAGTCACTCGCGTTGCTCGCTTCCTGCGGTCCTTGCGTCGGTGTGCTTCGTCCTCGCGGCAGGGCGAGAGCAAAGCTCTCGCTTGCAACCGGCGCATAGCGCCGGTAACAGCGAGGCGCTTCGCGCCTCTGGCAGCCGGCGGCAAAGCCACCGGCGACTGCCCCTTTGAGTCCCACCCTGCACCGCAACCGCACCCCATACCTCCCCAGCCTCGCGGCTCGCGCTCTCCGAGCGCTCACCGCGTTCCTCGCACGCGCTCCTCACGCCCGTCGGGCGTTCGCAGGCGCGCGCCACCGCACATGTTTTAAAAAGCGTTCTCGGTTACTCTCCCTCGACGATCGGGTTCGACAGCGTTCCGACGCCCTCGTAGGTGATTTCGACGCGTTCGCCGGGCTCGACGAGCCCCGGGTTCGCCGGGCTCCCGAAGGCGATGCAGTCGCCGGGCTCGAAGGTGAACCGCTTCGAGAGGTACGAGACGATCTCGTGCGGGCCGAACAGCATCAGTTTGGTGTTGGCGTCCTGCCGCTGCTCCCCGCCGACGGTCGTCGAGATATCGAGGCTCGTCGGGTCCACGTCGGTCTCGATCCACGGACCGAGCGGACCGGAGCCGTCGAATGCCTTACGCGCGGTCCGGCCCTGCTGGTCGAGCGCGTCCATGTCGTTCATAATGGTGTACCCGCGGACAATCTCGGGTACGTCCGCGGGCTCGACATCGCGACACCGCTCGTCGATGACGGCGACCAGCTCGCCGGCGTAGGTCAGCTCGTCAGTCCACTCGGGATACCGAATCGGCTCGCCGTGCGCGAGCAGACTCGCAGGCGGCTTGATAAAGAAGTCCGGCTCCTCGGGGCGCTCGTACTCCATCTGATCGAGCGTCTCCGCGTAGTTCCGGCCGACGCAGTAGAGCGCGCCCGGATCGCAGGGCGGCAGGAGCCGTCCGTCGCGGCCGACCTCGTACCGGCCGTCGTCGGCGACGATGACTCCGTCCTCGTAGCGTCCCGAAACCGGTCCGTCCGGCGTGAGCAGGCGAGCGAGTCGCATGTCGACACCTCCCGCGCGGGGCGCCGAAAAGGCGTCGGTGGCCGCAACGGTTCGTCACTCCTCGTTGCGATTGTCCGGCACGCCGATCACGACGCCGGACCGGATCTCCAGTGCGGTCTCGAACTCCGCCCGTTGGTCGCTGCCGCCGGCGCGCTCGACGGCGGCCTCGTGGGCGCGGGCGGCGGCGTCGCGCTCGCGGTCCGAGAGACCGAGTCGGTCTGCGACCCCCTCCCAGTGGTCGGACTCGACGAGGAACGTCTCGCGGTCCGGCTCCGCCGCAATACGCTCGTACCGCCGGCGGTACTCGTCGAGCCGCGGACCGAGGTCGGCCTGCACCCGCGCGAGCAGTTCGGGGAGGCGCTCGGCGGGAACGCTCGCGAGCGCCGCCGTCTTCACGAGAGCCGTTCCTTCGATCGGATACGGACCGGGGGATCCGGAGTCGCCGTCGGTGGAATCGCCGTCGGAGCGATCGTCGCTCGGCGTCTCGTCGTCGGCCATCACCCGCCCGCGCGCATCGCCTTCTGCCGGTACTTCGGGAGCAACTCCGCGAGCGCCTCGGGCTCGCCCGCGAACTCCGCGGTCACCTCCGTGAGCGAGATGGAGCCGGCGGCCTTCACCGTCTCGGCGCTGAGCCCGACTCGCCACCCGTCGCCGTCCACGCGGGTCGCCTCCGCGGGGTCGTCGGTCCCGATGAGTTCGCCGCCGAGATTGACGAGGTAGTGGGCCGCGAGTCGTCGCGAGATCCCCCGGTACGCGACCTCCTCGCGCTCCCAGCCCGCCTCGGCGGGCGGCTGGGTTTCGGACGCGCCATCGACTGACCCGTCGTTCCCGTCCCCGGCGTCGCTCATACTTCGCACCCGCCCGCGACAGGCGGGAACACCGAGAGCCGGTCGCCGTCGTCGAGGGACGTATCGAGCCCGTCGAGGTGGAGCACCTCGCGGCCGTTCTTCAGCACGTTGATCTGCGGGGCGAGGCCGCCGTCGACGATCAGACGACCGTTCATCCCCTCGTACCCCGCCTCAAGCTCTCGTAACACGTCGCCGACGCTCGACCCGTCGGCGAACTCCGCCTCGACGATCTTCCCGCCAGCAGCTTCGCGAAACGTCGCGAAGAACCGCAGTTCCAGTTCCATATGCGTTTATCGGACCGCGGTGGCTTAAAAACGGGCGCCACGTACGCGGGCGGTCCTGGTGTCGTCGCTTATAAATCCGACAGGCGAATCCCGTCCTCAACGAGCCGGAAGTTGCGCTCACGGCCGAGTTCGTCCCCCAGCCACTCGTGTTCGTACAGCTGGCCGATAAGCTCCACGTAGAGGTTCCGCCACGCGATGGCGTAGATCGGCGACTGTCCCCACGCGCGCAGTTCCGGGACGAACTCGTGGTACGTGCTCGCCTGCGCTTCCATGCGCTCGACGGCGTCGGCGACGACCTCGGCCGCCTCGGCGGGCTCCGCACCCGCGATCTCGTCGTTCAGTCGCGACTGAATCCCGGCTATCGCGCGTCGCATGTCCTGCTCGGCGGTGCCGTCCTCCTCGGGCAGCGACTCGACGACGCCCTTCGGCACGCCGAGTTCGATCTCTGGCATACCGATCCGTCCGCCGGCGACGCCCAAAAAACCCGCTTACCCGGCGAGCCACGCACCGGTGGCGTTGCCGACACGCTCGCGCATCGCGGCCGGTTCGGTGGCCACCGGCCGGTCGCCGCGCTGTGGCCCGTACGCGCCGAACCCCGCGTGGTTGACCCCGTCGAGTTCGACGACCCGCGTCTCCGGTGGGAGGTTCGCACGGCTCTCTCGCTCCCGCTCGGCGTCAAGCACCCCGTCGGCCGCGCCAAGCACGGAGAGGACCCGGAGCCCGCTCTCTGAGACGTCGCGGTCGCAGTACGAGGCGTGAAGCACGAGCCCGTTCAGCTCGTCGGCGTTGTCGGCGGCGTACCGACAGGCCATCGCGCCGCCCAGCGAGTGGCCGCCGACCGCCCACGACTCGATCGCTGGGAACGCCTCCCGGGCGCCGTCAGCGCGGTTCGGTCCTAGAACGGCCAGGTTCAGCGGCATGTCGACGATCACGACCGCAACGTCCCGTCCCGCGACCATCTCCGCGGCGGTCGGGACGTAGCTCTCGTGGTTCACCCGGCCACCGGGGTAGTAGACCAGTCCCGTCGTCTCCGCGGTCACCGGGCCGCTCCGGACCACAGTCGCGCCGTCGAGCCGTTCGACGGTCACGTCCTCGGAGGACTCGACCGCGCTGACCGCGGCCTCATCAGGGCCGAGCCCGACCGCGAAGTAGAGCCCCGCACCGCCGGCGACGACCGCGACGACGAGAAGCAGCGCCGCGAGCACGACGCCGACGGTTCGGCGGTCGGGCAACGTCTCGCGACCGAGACTCACGGCGTCGGCGCGGCCTTCTGGAGCGCCGTCTCCGCGACGTTACCGCCGTAGTCGGCCGACCGAAGCACGGAGTCGACGACCAGCCCGAGCAGTTGCGCGCGGGTGGGATCTAGGTCGCGGAGCAGTTCGTCGATGGCGCGCACTCGCTCGTCGATCGCCCGGACACCGGTGCGTGCCTCGTTCGCGAGGCGAGTCGCCTCCTCGCTGTCGTCCGCGAACAGCGCGTCCATCGCGGTGTCGATCACCTCGACCGCGTCGCCATGGAGCTCGTTGACCGCCTCGACAACGTCGTCGGGAAGCGGCTCGTCGATGTTGAGCGTCAGGTGAGCTATCTTGGTCGCGTGGTCCCCGATCCGCTCCAGCTGGCGGGCGCTGGAGTGGTAGTCGAAACACTCCTCGCGGGGGAGGCCGAGTTCCTCGGCCGCCTTCGGCGTCCGGAGGGTCGCCCGGAAGATCCGCGAGACAACGAGCCAGAGGCGGTCGAGGTCGTCGTCCCTCCCGATCACGTCGCGTGCGAGGTCGTGGTCGCGCTCGGAGAGCGCGGCGATGGCGTCTTCGAGCATCGACAGCGAGATCAGGCGCATCCGCGTGACCGCGTTGTGGATCGACAGCTCCGAGGAGTCGAGCAGGTCTTGGACGACCACCCGGTTGCGAGTCTCCTCTAACACCTCCAGCCCGACGAGACCCTGAACCGCTTCGCGAACCGTCGATCGCTGCTCGGTGGTGATCTCGGTGCCTTCGAGTTCGATCACGTCGAATCCGCTGACGTACATCGTCGTCACCGCGCGGGTGAGTGCCTGTCCCGACAGATCGGTGATGTCGATCGTCCCCCGAGTGCGCTCCTCCTCGGAGCGGGGCGTGAGGAACAGCGAGTCGCCGTCGGGGTGGAACTCAATCTCCGTTCCCGCCTCAACGTCATTTTCGGTCGCCCACGTCTTGGGAATCGAGACCGTGTACGTCGAACCGCCGGTGACTTGCACCTTCCTCGTCTCCATGCCTCGATATCTTATTCCATCTCCCTTAAGATTGTCCGAAATATATACACTAGTACAACCGCTCCTCTGGCCCATATGCCCACTTTCAAAGGATCTACTGACTCTGGCACGCTACAGTCAGGGTGTTATATCCTCAATATAAATAATTTATATAGAACTATATAGTCCACTGCGAACAGGTGGCGAAGATCGGATGAAACTGCACGCCTCGGACACACAGCCTTCTACGGCTCGGACACGCAATCTCCTCCAACCCGGACACGCGGTTCGTTCGATGAGGCAACGACACTTGGTGCCGGATCGAATCGGGAGACGCAACCCTGCCGACGCCTCCCACAGTGCCGCGACTTGAGAAGAGTTAAATTGGATGCGGCACAAGCCGAAATTGCGCTCGGTTGGTGTAGTCCGGCCAATCATGTTGGCCTTTCGACAAACGCGGCGCGACGACGCGCCGGTTTGGAAGACAGCCGACGACCAGGGTTCAAATCCCTGACCGAGCACTTCTCACTTCTACGTCGCTAGCGGCCGTACTCGCGACACACTCTCGGCCCACTCTCGACACATCCTTCGACCGTCTCAGAAGGGGAAGAATCACCTCCCTCGGCGACGATCGTCGGGTATGAGCGATCGATCCGACTCCCACGAGGGCGACGCCGACGACGAGGGCGACGCCGACGACCGCCGCTTCGAGACCCGCGCGATCCACGCCGGACAGGAACCCGACCCGGAGACCGGCGCGCTGATGACACCAATTCACGCAAACTCCACGTATAAACAGGACGCGCCGGGCGAGCACCGCGGCTACGAGTACAGTCGAACCGGAAACCCGACTCGAACCGACCTCGAAGCCAACCTCGCCTCGCTGGAATCGGGGAGTCACGCGCGCTGCTTCTCCTCCGGGATGGGCGCAATAAACACCGTCCTCAACCTGCTTGAGGCGGGTGACCACGTCGTCGCCGGCGACGACGTGTACGGCGGGACCCACCGCATCCTCACGCAGGTGTACGAGCAGTACGACTTGGAGACCACCTTCGTCGACACGACCGACCACGACGCGGTCCGGGATGCGATGCGTGAGGAGACGGAGTTAGTGTGGGTCGAGACGCCGACGAACCCCCTGTTGAACGTCAACGACATCGGCGCACTTGCCGATATCGCCCACGAGGCAGATGCGCTCTGCGCGGTCGACAACACGTTTGCGACCCCGTATCTCCAGCGCCCGCTCGAACACGGCGCCGACATCGTCTGCCAGTCGCTGACGAAGTACCTCGGCGGTCACTCCGACACCATCGGCGGGGCGCTCGTCGTCGACGACGCAGAACTGGACGAGCGGCTCGGCTTCTACCAGAACTCGGTGGGCGCGACGCCCGGCCCGTTCGACTCCTTCCTCGTGTTACGCGGGACGAAGACGCTCCCGGTCCGGATGGACCGCCACTGCGAGAACGCGATGGAACTGGCTCAGTGGTTAGAGGACCACGACGACGTGAGCCGCGTCTACTACCCCGGACTAGAGAGCCACCCGGACCACGACCTCGCGGCCGAGCAGATGGACGCCTTCGGCGGGATGCTCTCCTTCGAGTTCGACGGCACCCTCGAACAGGGCTCGACAGTCGTCAGTGAGACGGAAGTGTTCACCCTCGCGGAGTCGCTCGGCGGCGTCGAGAGCCTGATCGAGCAGCCGGCAGCGATGACCCACGCCGCGATCCCCCGCGAGGAGCGGCTCGCAGCCGGGCTCACGGACGGCCTCATTCGAGTGTCGGTGGGGATCGAGCACGTGGACGACATGAAGGCCGACTTCCAGCAGGCGTTCGACGCGGCGCTGGAGTAGTAGACACACACGCCCGACGGACGAATCCGGCACCGGTCGCCGGACGGACATCCTTTATATATGTCGCGCCGAGTCTCCTCGCCATGAGCGACCCAGATATCGTCGTGTTGCGACAGACGATCCACGGCTCGGGCGGCGCGGAGCTGGCCGCGGCGATCCGCGAGCGACTCTCCGACCGATCTGTTGCGCTGGCGCGGACGCCAGCCGAGGAGCGCGAGCTGCTCGAAACAGCCCGGATCGCCGTCGGGCTCGATATCGACGAGGGGCAGTTGGCCGCCGCCGAGAACCTAGAGCTGTTCGCGTGCGTATTCGCCGGGACCGGCCACCTCCCCCGAGACGCGCTCGCGGACCACGGCGTCGCCCTGACGAACGCCTCCGGGGTCCACGGACCGAACATCGCCGAACACGTTCTTGGGTCGATGATCACGCACGCCCGGCAGTGGGCGCGCGCGCACCGCCAGCAGGAGCGCCGGGAGTGGCGGAGCTACGAGACGACCGAGATGTACGGCTCGACCGTCGCCGTTGTCGGGCTCGGCGCGATCGGCTCGGCCATCGTCGACCGGCTGGAGCCGTTCGACGTGGACACGGTCGGCGTCCGGTACTCGCCCGAGAAGGGCGGCCCGACCGACGAGGTGTACGGGTTCGACGCGTTCCACGACGCGATCGCGGACGCCGAGTACGTGGTGCTCGCGTGCCCGCTCACGGAGACGACCCGCGGGCTCGTCGACGCCGAGGCGCTCCGGACGATGCGGGCCGATGCGATCCTCATCAACATCGCGCGCGGACCGATCGTCGACACCGACGCACTCGTCTCCGAACTCCGGAACAACCGCATCCGCGGGGCCGCACTCGACGTGACCGACCCCGAACCACTGCCCGAAGACCACCCGCTGTGGGGGCTCGGTAACGTCACGATCACCCCGCACAACGCCGGCCACACGCCCCACTACTACGAGCGCGTCGCCGACATCCTCGCGGAGAACGTCGGTCGGCTCGACGACGGCGACGACCTGAAAAACCGGGTCCTGTGAGCGGACGGCCGGTGGCGTCGTGATCACTTATAAATGACTGTGCGGTGGCGTCGCCGGCGGTGAGGCTGAGGAGGTGTTCGCCGTCGATCAGCCGTCGCCCATTTATAAGTGAACGGCCGGGCTGTGGCGGCAATAGCGACCGATCCGTCGTCGATCACTTATAAAGAGAAACGACGCACAAAAAGGTCTCTGAGAGACTCAACGAGTACCAAAACCACAGCCTTCCCGTTTAAAAACTGCACCGCGAAAAGCGTGATCGACCGACTGATCGACCTCTAGAGGTCGAACCGGTCGAGCGTCATGACCTTGCTCCACGCGTCGGCGAAGTCATCAACGAACTTCTCCTCGCCGTCGGCGGCACCGTAGACCTCGGAGACGGCACGGAGACGGGAGTTCGAACCGAAGATCAGGTCGAACCGGGTCGCCGTCCAGTCGACCTCACCGGTCTCGTGGTCGCGAAGCTCGAAGACCTCCTCGTCCTCGTCGACGGGCTCCCAATCTCGGTCGAAGTCGAGCAGGTTGACGAAGAAGTCGTTCGTCAGCGTCTCCGGCTCGTTGGTGAACACGCCGTGATCGGAGTTGTCGTAGTTCGCGTCGAGGACGCGCATGCCGCCGACGAGCACCGCCATCTCGGGGACGCTCAGTCGCAGCAGTTCGGCCTTGTCGACCATCTCGTGCTCCGGCTCGTGCGGAAGGTTCTCACCAAGGTAGTTGCGGAAGCCGTCCGCGTCCGGTTCGAGCGCCTCGAAGGACTCCTCGTCGGTCTGGTCCTGTGCGGCGTCGACGCGTCCCGGCTCGAACGGTACCTCGACGTCGTGGCCGGCGTCCGCGGCGGCCTGCTCGACGGCGAGGGTGCCACCGAGAACGATGAGGTCGGCGAGCGACACTCGCGTGTCGTCGTCGCGCAACTCGTTGAACTCGGCCTGAATCTCCTCGTAGGTCTCCAGTACGGACTCCAGCTCCTCGGGATGGTTGACCTCCCAGCTACGCTGGGGTTCGAGGCGGATCCGCGCGCCGTTCGCGCCGCCGCGCTTGTCGCTGTGGCGGAACGTGGACGCGGACGCCCACGCGGTCTTGACCCGGTCGGCGATCGAGAGGTCGAACTCGGTGATTAGCCCTTCGAGCTCGGCGATCTCCGCCTCGCCGATGATATCGTAGTCGGCGTCGGGGAGCGGATCCTGCCAGAGCATGGTCTCCTCGGGGACCTCGGGACCGAGGAACCGCTCCGGCGGGCCCATGTCGCGGTGGATGAGCTTGTACCACGCCTTCGCGAACGACTGCTGGAACTCGTCGGGGTCGTCGCGGAACTCCTCTAAGACCGCTCGGAAGTCGTCGTCGTGTTTCAGCGCCACGTCCGTCGTGAGCATCATCACGTCCTCTTTGTCCGAGGGGTCCTGCACGCCGGGGGCGGCGTCGTCGAGCTCGTCGTTCTTCGTGGTCCACTGCCACGCTCCGCCGGGGCCCCTCTCTGCCTCCCAGTCGTAGCTAAGCAGGTTGTTGACGTAGCTCAGGTCCCATGCGGTCGGCGTGGCGTTCCACGGCCCTTCGATCCCGCTGGTGATCGTGTCGGGGCCTTTCCCCTCGCCGTGTTCGTTGTCCCAGCCGAGCCCCTGCAGATCGATCGGGGCGTCCTCGGGATCCGGTCCGAGGTTGTCGCCGGAGTCGGCGCCGTGGACCTTGCCGAAGGTGTGACCGCCGGCGATGAGTGCGACCGTCTCCTTGTCGTTCATCGCCATGTGGCTGAACGTGTCGCGGATGTTCGCCGCGGACCCTTCCAGATCCGGCTCGCCGTTCGGGCCCTCCGGATTCACGTAGATGAGGCCCATGACGGTGTTGCCGAGTTCCTCGTCGAGGCTCCCTCCCTCGTCGAAACGCTCCGCCGAGCTCGACTCCCATTCGTCTTCGGGGCCCCAGTCGACGGCGTCGTCGGGCTTGAACTCGTCCTCGCGGCCGCCCGCGAAGCCGAACGTCTCGAAGCCCATCGACTCGAGGGCGACGTTCCCAGTGAGAACGATTAGATCCGCCCACGAGAGCTTGCGACCGTACTTCTGTTTGACCGGCCAGAGCAGTCGTCGCGCCTTGTCGAGGTTGACGTTGTCCGGCCAGCTGTTAAGCGGTGGGAGCCGCTGTCGTCCGCCGGCCGCGCCGCCGCGTCCGTCGTGCGTCCGGTACGTACCGGCGCTGTGCCACGCCATCCGGATGAAAAGCGGCCCGTAGGTGCCGTAGTCGGCCGGCCACCAGTCCTGCGATGTCGTCATTACGTCCTCGATATCCGCTTTCACCGCATCGAGGTCGAGCTCCTCGAACGCCGCGGCGTAGTCGAACTCCTCGTCCATCGGCCCGGCGTTGCGGGCGTTCTCGTCGAGGATGTCCAGGTTCAACTGGTTCGGCCACCAATCGGTGTTTCCTTGCATTATTGTGGATGTTGTGGGACTGCGTCGTTCGTAACCGCACCGAAAGCGTCTGCACTGCGGCTCCACCCATCGAAAACGGAAGTTCCGGGGTCAGCCGACGTCGCGGAAATGACCGGCACGACGAGACCGGCAGCACCCGTCTTGGAAGTGGAGTCGTCACGCATTCGGCGTCATCGGCACTTTATCCACCTCGAATAAAAAGCTGGTCACTGTCCGTCGAGGCATTTATTAGTCAAAACATTAGTTTCGAATTCAAAAATATAGTTTAGAAAAACTGAACTCTCTTCGAATCGCTCCGTGTTCGCGGTCTGTCGGCGCCGCTACTCCGCGTCGGTCCGCGAATCGAACTCCCCGCGTCGGATTCCCTCCCGAACCGGGTCGTGTTCGGCGTCCGTCGGCTGCGGCGCGGTGACGAGTGTCGCTTCAAGTCGCTCCTCGTCGCTCGCCCGCACGCCACGCGCGGTTCCGGCGGGCACGACGACGACATCACCGGGTCCGACCGACCGATCCGTCTCGCCCTCTCGAACGACGCCGGAGCCGGAGCGAACGATGATCGCCACGTCGCTGTCGGGCGCGTGAACGGGAATGAACTGTCCCGGCTCGAAGTAGCCACAGACGATCTTCATCCGATCGCTGTGAAACACCTCGCTGGTCGAGAACCGCTCGTCGTCGTAGCTCCGCTCGGCGTCGAAGTCGGTTGCAGGCACGTCACTCACCTCTGTGGGGTGTTTCGGTCGGGAGTCGGTCCACGCCATTCTTCCGGTGTGCAGTCGGGTCGATCACGCTCGGGACTTCTCCTCCCGACAGCGAGTGCGTGTCCCCGAACGTGTTCGGCTCAACACGGATTCAGTTGTGTTCCCACTCTCCGATCGCATGCCCAGACTCGACGTTCGCGAAATTTCGCCGGTGAACCGCCACGAGAAGATACACGAGGAGTTCGAGGGGATGGACCCGGGCGAGACGCTCACGATCGTCAACGACCACGAGCCGAAGCCGCTGTACTACGAGATGGCAGCCGAGGTCCCCACCTTCGACGAGGAGGCCTACGAAGTCCGTCAGGACGCACCCGACGAGTTCGTCGCGGAGTTCCCGAAAAGCGAGGAGTGAGGCGGCGGTAGGACGACGGCGACGGTGCTCCGGATCGAAGCTACGACTCGTCGAGATCGAAGAGCCGACGGATCGCTCGTGTCCGAGCCCGTGCTCGCGTTTTCCCGCTTTGAGGTGCCCGCTCTAGCGCTCGCTCCGGGGCGCCGATCAGTTCCTCGACAAGGGAGGCTCCGAGTTCCCGAACGGTTTCGCGCTGCTCGTCGGTAAGATCGCCGCGCGCTTCGAGCTTCGAGACGGCCGCCTCAAGCTCTTCTCGCTTGATCTTCGCGCTCCGACATCGGAGCCGTTTTTGGAGAGACTCCGGATCGGGGGCCGATTCGGACCGGTCGAGAAGGGATTCGGACCCGTCGGTGCTCATACCCGAGGGTCGGTCGGGGCCGGGGTGCGTGTTCTCCCGAACGTATTCGGGGGTTGAACGGGTGCTACGGACCCTCCCGAACATGTTCTTTCGGAGGCGTCTTCCGTTGGAACCGAGTCGCTCGACGTGATGTCCGATTCCCAGTCGATCTACGCGACCATCGGCGGTCAAGAGGCCGTCGAGGCCGTCGTGTCTGACTTCTACGACCGCGTCTTCG encodes:
- a CDS encoding cystathionine gamma-synthase encodes the protein MSDRSDSHEGDADDEGDADDRRFETRAIHAGQEPDPETGALMTPIHANSTYKQDAPGEHRGYEYSRTGNPTRTDLEANLASLESGSHARCFSSGMGAINTVLNLLEAGDHVVAGDDVYGGTHRILTQVYEQYDLETTFVDTTDHDAVRDAMREETELVWVETPTNPLLNVNDIGALADIAHEADALCAVDNTFATPYLQRPLEHGADIVCQSLTKYLGGHSDTIGGALVVDDAELDERLGFYQNSVGATPGPFDSFLVLRGTKTLPVRMDRHCENAMELAQWLEDHDDVSRVYYPGLESHPDHDLAAEQMDAFGGMLSFEFDGTLEQGSTVVSETEVFTLAESLGGVESLIEQPAAMTHAAIPREERLAAGLTDGLIRVSVGIEHVDDMKADFQQAFDAALE
- a CDS encoding D-2-hydroxyacid dehydrogenase, giving the protein MSDPDIVVLRQTIHGSGGAELAAAIRERLSDRSVALARTPAEERELLETARIAVGLDIDEGQLAAAENLELFACVFAGTGHLPRDALADHGVALTNASGVHGPNIAEHVLGSMITHARQWARAHRQQERREWRSYETTEMYGSTVAVVGLGAIGSAIVDRLEPFDVDTVGVRYSPEKGGPTDEVYGFDAFHDAIADAEYVVLACPLTETTRGLVDAEALRTMRADAILINIARGPIVDTDALVSELRNNRIRGAALDVTDPEPLPEDHPLWGLGNVTITPHNAGHTPHYYERVADILAENVGRLDDGDDLKNRVL
- the katG gene encoding catalase/peroxidase HPI; the encoded protein is MQGNTDWWPNQLNLDILDENARNAGPMDEEFDYAAAFEELDLDAVKADIEDVMTTSQDWWPADYGTYGPLFIRMAWHSAGTYRTHDGRGGAAGGRQRLPPLNSWPDNVNLDKARRLLWPVKQKYGRKLSWADLIVLTGNVALESMGFETFGFAGGREDEFKPDDAVDWGPEDEWESSSAERFDEGGSLDEELGNTVMGLIYVNPEGPNGEPDLEGSAANIRDTFSHMAMNDKETVALIAGGHTFGKVHGADSGDNLGPDPEDAPIDLQGLGWDNEHGEGKGPDTITSGIEGPWNATPTAWDLSYVNNLLSYDWEAERGPGGAWQWTTKNDELDDAAPGVQDPSDKEDVMMLTTDVALKHDDDFRAVLEEFRDDPDEFQQSFAKAWYKLIHRDMGPPERFLGPEVPEETMLWQDPLPDADYDIIGEAEIAELEGLITEFDLSIADRVKTAWASASTFRHSDKRGGANGARIRLEPQRSWEVNHPEELESVLETYEEIQAEFNELRDDDTRVSLADLIVLGGTLAVEQAAADAGHDVEVPFEPGRVDAAQDQTDEESFEALEPDADGFRNYLGENLPHEPEHEMVDKAELLRLSVPEMAVLVGGMRVLDANYDNSDHGVFTNEPETLTNDFFVNLLDFDRDWEPVDEDEEVFELRDHETGEVDWTATRFDLIFGSNSRLRAVSEVYGAADGEEKFVDDFADAWSKVMTLDRFDL
- a CDS encoding cupin domain-containing protein translates to MPATDFDAERSYDDERFSTSEVFHSDRMKIVCGYFEPGQFIPVHAPDSDVAIIVRSGSGVVREGETDRSVGPGDVVVVPAGTARGVRASDEERLEATLVTAPQPTDAEHDPVREGIRRGEFDSRTDAE
- a CDS encoding DUF2249 domain-containing protein, with protein sequence MPRLDVREISPVNRHEKIHEEFEGMDPGETLTIVNDHEPKPLYYEMAAEVPTFDEEAYEVRQDAPDEFVAEFPKSEE
- a CDS encoding glutamyl-tRNA reductase; translated protein: MSTDGSESLLDRSESAPDPESLQKRLRCRSAKIKREELEAAVSKLEARGDLTDEQRETVRELGASLVEELIGAPERALERAPQSGKTRARARTRAIRRLFDLDES